A genome region from Paralichthys olivaceus isolate ysfri-2021 chromosome 6, ASM2471397v2, whole genome shotgun sequence includes the following:
- the si:ch73-70k4.1 gene encoding uncharacterized protein si:ch73-70k4.1, with product MEENPPKSKLKRRKTSVEKPQAETGSRDRERSRDITEESRGSVNPAAAWWSREELPAVESLWAITLKSALPYLQDQHWHLVPDLPHPSIRPAAQQLGEQWWCDLREEVAPLPEPGPPSPRTLSSPDPLGLCSPQQDVSVHTKPAVHTSDTQFSSHSSHAGRTAPPRALAKRQWSSLHNREEAASSAGCSSVRAEEGRKGGEQDEAVGPVKRLLLTKQVKERGNEEEVVMDKEKEEVLGRARGDEGAAAAGGGGRLQCCPMCLLVFPVGFTQMDCDGHLAQCLSELNVDMTW from the exons ATGGAGGAAAATCCGCCAAAGTCCAAACTGAAGCGGAGGAAGACGAGTGTGGAGAAGCCGCAGGCGGAGACAGGTTCccgggacagagagaggagcagggacaTCACAGAGGAGAGCCGTGG GTCAGTGAATCCGGCAGCAGCGtggtggagcagagaggagctgccTGCAGTGGAGAGTCTGTGGGCGATCACACTGAAGTCTGCTCTGCCGTACCTGCAGGACCAGCACTGGCACCTGGTCCCTGATCTTCCACATCCATCCATC AGACCTGCAGCACAACAGTTAGGTGAACAATGGTGGTGTGACCTCAGAGAAGAGGTGGCCCCTCTCCCAGAACCCGGTCCACCTTCTCCGAGGACTTTGTCGAGTCCGGATCCTCTCGGACTCTGCTCCCCTCAGCAGGATGTCTCAGTACACACCAAACCTGCAGTGCACACCTCTGACACACAGTTCTCCTCTCACAGCAGCCATGCTGGCAGAACAGCACCACCTCGAGCCCTCGCCAAAAGACAGTGGTCATCCCTCCATAACCGAGAGGAAGCGGCATCATCAGCAGGATGCTCAAGTGTTAgggcagaggaggggaggaaaggaggagagcaagaTGAAGCCGTTGGACCGGTGAAAAGACTGCTTCTCACAAAGcaggtgaaggagagaggaaatgaagaggaGGTTGTGATggataaagagaaagaggaggtgcTGGGGAGAGccagaggagatgaaggagcagcagcagcaggaggaggaggaaggctgCAGTGCTGCCCCATGTGCCTTCTGGTGTTTCCTGTTGG GTTCACACAGATGGACTGTGACGGCCACCTGGCCCAGTGTCTGTCGGAGTTGAACGTGGACATGACCTGGTGA